In Glycine max cultivar Williams 82 chromosome 7, Glycine_max_v4.0, whole genome shotgun sequence, a single window of DNA contains:
- the LOC100806714 gene encoding probable glutathione S-transferase, with translation MATNQEEVSLLGVVGSPFVCRVQIALKLKGIQYKFFEENLVNKSELLLKYNPVHKKVPVFVHNEKPIAESLVIVEYIDETWKNNPILPSDPYQRALARFWSKFIDDKIGGAVWKSVFTVDEKEREKNVEESLEALQFLESEIKGKKFFGGEEFGMVDIAAIFIAFWVPMVQEIAGLELFTSEKFPKLYNWSQEFMSHPVVKEVLPPRDPLFAFFKARYESLLADSK, from the exons ATGGCAACTAATCAGGAAGAGGTGTCTCTTTTGGGAGTTGTTGGAAGCCCATTTGTGTGCAGGGTGCAGATTGCCCTCAAGTTGAAGGGAATTCAATACAagttttttgaagaaaatttgGTCAACAAGAGTGAACTGCTTCTCAAATACAACCCTGTTCACAAGAAGGTTCCGGTGTTTGTTCACAATGAGAAGCCCATAGCAGAGTCTCTTGTGATTGTTGAATACATTGATGAGACATGGAAGAACAACCCCATCTTGCCTTCTGATCCTTACCAAAGAGCCTTGGCTCGTTTCTGGTCCAAATTCATTGATGACAAG ATTGGGGGTGCTGTATGGAAATCTGTTTTCACGGTTGATGAGAAAGAGCGTGAGAAGAATGTTGAAGAATCGTTGGAGGCTCTGCAGTTTCTTGAGAGTGAGATCAAGGGCAAGAAGTTCTTTGGAGGAGAGGAGTTTGGGATGGTAGATATTGCTGCTATCTTCATAGCATTTTGGGTCCCTATGGTTCAAGAAATTGCAGGGTTGGAGTTATTCACAAGTGAGAAATTTCCTAAGCTCTACAATTGGAGCCAAGAGTTCATGAGCCACCCTGTTGTGAAAGAAGTTCTTCCTCCTAGAGACCCACTTTTTGCCTTCTTCAAAGCCCGCTACGAAAGCCTGCTCGCTGATTCAAAATAG
- the HSP26-A gene encoding probable glutathione S-transferase, with product MAATQEDVKLLGIVGSPFVCRVQIALKLKGVEYKFLEENLGNKSDLLLKYNPVHKKVPVFVHNEQPIAESLVIVEYIDETWKNNPILPSDPYQRALARFWSKFIDDKIVGAVSKSVFTVDEKEREKNVEETYEALQFLENELKDKKFFGGEEFGLVDIAAVFIAFWIPIFQEIAGLQLFTSEKFPILYKWSQEFLNHPFVHEVLPPRDPLFAYFKARYESLSASK from the exons ATGGCAGCTACTCAGGAAGATGTGAAGCTTTTGGGTATTGTGGGAAGCCCATTTGTGTGCAGGGTCCAGATTGCCCTTAAGTTGAAGGGAGTTGAATACaaatttttggaagaaaatttgggCAACAAGAGTGATTTGCTTCTCAAATACAACCCTGTTCACAAGAAGGTTCCAGTGTTTGTTCACAATGAGCAGCCCATAGCAGAGTCTCTTGTGATTGTTGAATACATTGATGAGACATGGAAGAACAACCCCATCTTACCTTCTGATCCTTACCAAAGAGCCTTGGCTCGTTTCTGGTCCAAATTCATTGATGATAAG ATTGTGGGTGCTGTATCGAAATCTGTTTTCACGGTTGATGAGAAAGAGCGTGAGAAGAATGTTGAAGAAACATATGAGGCTCTTCAGTTTCTTGAGAATGAGCTGAAGGACAAGAAGTTTTTTGGAGGAGAGGAATTTGGGTTGGTAGATATTGCTGCTGTCTTCATAGCATTTTGGATCCCAATTTTTCAGGAAATAGCAGGGTTGCAGTTATTCACCAGTGAGAAATTTCCTATACTCTACAAATGGAgccaagaattccttaaccacCCTTTTGTGCACGAAGTCCTTCCTCCTAGAGACCCACTTTTTGCCTACTTCAAAGCCCGCTATGAAAGTCTTTCTGCTTCAAAATAG